Proteins encoded together in one Lathyrus oleraceus cultivar Zhongwan6 chromosome 5, CAAS_Psat_ZW6_1.0, whole genome shotgun sequence window:
- the LOC127078361 gene encoding GDSL esterase/lipase At5g45910: MNILYLFSITIVYGIFGNIVSNANHLPYKAIFNFGDSTSDTGNAAFDHPPMDKNSPYGSTYFKHPAGRMSNGRLIIDFIAEAYGLPFLPAYKNITQNQEDIKKGVNFAYAGATALEFKYFDRSGVRPPATENSLNVQLGWFKKIKSSLCKSKKECDKFFKKSLFLVGEIGGNDVFSHISKTITELREIVPLIVESITNTTSALLEEGAVELVVPGNFPIGCNAGLLSMVNSKKKEDYDEFGCLISYNTFTEYFNEQLKNSIETLKQKHPQTKIVYFDYYNDAKRLYQAPQQYGFISDKVEFLKACCGGGGPYNINEKFCGMPGTTVCSDPSKQINWDGAHFTEAAHKQIAKGLMEGPYANPSLKSAPFKIA, translated from the exons ATGAATATCTTATATCTCTTTAGTATCACCATTGTATATGGTATTTTTGGAAATATTGTTTCAAATGCTAATCATCTACCATACAAAGCCATATTTAATTTTGGTGACTCTACAAGTGACACCGGAAATGCTGCATTTGACCATCCACCAATGGATAAAAATAGTCCTTATGGTTCAACGTACTTCAAACATCCAGCGGGACGTATGTCTAATGGGAGACTCATCATAGATTTCATAG CTGAAGCATACGGGTTACCTTTTTTACCGGCCTATAAAAATATCACCCAAAACCAAGAAGATATAAAAAAGGGAGTTAACTTTGCATATGCTGGTGCAACTGCACTTGAGTTCAAGTATTTTGATCGTAGCGGAGTTAGACCACCAGCGACAGAAAACTCATTGAATGTGCAGCTTGGTTGGTTTAAAAAGATAAAATCATCCTTATGTAAAAGCAAAAAAG AGTGTGACAAGTTCTTCAAAAAATCATTGTTTCTAGTGGGAGAGATTGGTGGGAATGATGTTTTTTCTCATATTTCTAAAACTATTACAGAACTTCGTGAAATAGTTCCTTTAATCGTCGAATCCATTACAAATACAACTTCA GCATTACTCGAAGAAGGAGCAGTAGAGCTAGTGGTTCCAGGAAACTTTCCAATAGGCTGCAATGCTGGATTACTGTCTATGGTGAATAGTAAAAAGAAAGAAGACTATGATGAATTTGGGTGTTTGATATCTTACAACACTTTTACTGAATACTTTAATGAACAACTAAAAAATTCTATAGAGACATTAAAACAGAAACATCCTCAAACTAAGATAGTATATTTTGACTACTACAACGATGCCAAACGTTTATATCAAGCACCACAACAATATG GATTCATTTCTGATAAGGTTGAATTTTTGAAAGCTTGTTGTGGAGGTGGTGGACCATACAATATTAATGAAAAGTTTTGTGGAATGCCTGGTACAACTGTTTGCTCTGATCCTTCAAAACAAATAAATTGGGATGGAGCCCACTTTACTGAAGCAGCACACAAGCAAATAGCA